Below is a genomic region from Leucoraja erinacea ecotype New England chromosome 31, Leri_hhj_1, whole genome shotgun sequence.
cttgatatcAAGGTCTCCACCCTCGGATATAGACTAATGACAGATGCCTATTACAAGCCCACTGACTttcacaactatctcaactacacttcttcccaccctgcttgctgcaaagactctatccccaactcccaattcctccgtctatgccacacctgcgcccaagatgaggtgttccataccaggacatccgagatgtcctctttctttagggaatgggggttcccctcttccatcatacaTTAGGCCCTCATACATGTTGTCAACAGCTCTTtcctcgctccctctccccctagtcgcaacagggacagagcccccctggtcctcatctttcaccccatcagctgtcgcatacaacacacaatcctccgacattttcgccacctccaacggggtcCCACATCTAGTCAAATCTTCCATCTACACCCCTTTTCACCTTTCGACgagcgttccctccgcaactccctagttaattcatcccttcctacccaaacaaccccctccccaggtaggatcacttgcaaccgcagaagatgcaacacctgtcccaatatctcctccctcgactttGTACAGGAGCCATGTCCTTTCACATTAGGCACTTGCACCTCTTTCAAACTCATGCACTGTGTGCCGAGGCTCAACGGGGAAATGTGACGTCAGGCAGTGTCATAatggtgggagactccatcgtcagaGATGCGGATAGGAGTTTCTGCAGCAGTAggcaagactccaggatggtgcattgccttcctggtgccagggtccaggacgtctcggagtggctgcacggcatcctcaagagtgaggggCAGCAGCCGGAGGTTATTGCCACAAATGATATAGGTCAgacgaggaaggaggttctgcaaaaaGAATTTACAGAATTGGGTAGAAAAGCAGGACttgcagggtagtgatctcaggattgcttccagtacctcgtgctagtgagggtaagAATAGGAATATAAGGGAAATTAATGtctggctgaggagttggtgcaggtggcagggattcagatttctggataatagggatctcttccggggcaggggtgaccGATATAAAAGGGAcggttgcacctaaactggaggaGTAGCAACATCCCAGCGAGGAGGTTTactaatgctacacgggagggtttaaactagattggctggggggtgggatctcgtgcaaGACAGAGGCATGTGataggctagaagttggtataaagggtggtgtgggaaaggttagtagACAGAATAAGGTGGAGAGCGAGgatggagggttggtttaaactgcatgtattttaatgcaaggggcctgacgggtaaggcaaaTGATCTcagagcatggataggtacgagcaacTGGAacttgtagccatgactgaaacctgattAAAGGAGAACTGgtagctcaatgttccgggggacaggagcttcaggagCGACAGGGTtgaaggaaaaagaggaggggggttgcattgttgggtaAGGAGGATTTCATGGCAGTGTTCAGTGGTGGCATTACGGATGGTTTGGCGAGTGAGACTGTATGGGTGGAGCtggggaacaagaaagggatggtcatcttgttgggggtgtactacagacccccgaatagtcaacaggaatttgaagaacaaatgtgcggggagattgcagatagctgcagatcaaataaggttgttgcagGAGGGGGTTTTAACTTTCTCAATATAGACTGGGTAAATCATAGCGTGAGGGGTTCACATGGAGTGCAATtactcaaaagtgttcaggagagttttcttatttaccgaggagaaaacagtagaatggaggaaattggagcagtcactggaagtggcttgagagcaggcagtgttaccgtcgaggaagtactgaaggtactgtggtGTATGAAGGTACACAAATCTCTAGCGCATGATCTGATACATCcaaagacattgtgggaaactagaaaggaaattgcgggagccctggttgaaatttacgagtcgtccttaaatacaggaaaggtgccagaagactggagggtggaaaaTGTCGTACCccatttcaagaagggctgcagggaaaatgctgggaactataggccggtgagcttaatatctgtagttggaatgttacTGAGGAATAGAAGTTGGTAAATTCTGCGGGTTAGGATATACAGGTATTTGGATGGgcatgggctgattagggatagtcagcatggttttgtacgtgggaggtcatgtatcacaaatctgattgagtttttgaagacgtgaccaaaaaggttgatgagggcaaagctatCGACGTTGtgcacatggacttcagtaaggcgtttgacaaggttccgcatggttggctgctctggaaggttagatcgcataggatcaaaggagagatagctgaatgggtagcaaattggctccatggaaggaagcagtgggtgatggtggaagattgcttctcataatggaggcctgtgactgttGGTGCACctcgggttcggtgctgggcctgttactgtttgtcatctacatcaatgatttggatgagaacatacggggcaagattagcaagtttgctgataatacaaaagttagtggttttccaGATAGTGAAAATGATTGTGAACAAttccagcaggatctggatcgattggccaggtgggcggaagaatggttgatggaatttaatacagagaagtgtgaggtgttgcattttgggacgttgaacaagtgttgtagagcagagggatctaggagtataggtgcatggttccttgaaggccgagtcgcaggtggtcaaaaaggcttttggcactttgacatTCATCATTCAGAgtgttgggaggtcatgatgcagttgtataagacattggtgagaccacatttagaatattgtgttcagtgctgggcaccatgttttaggaaagatattgtcaatcttgaaagggttcagaaatgatttacgaagatgttgccaagactagagtgtgtgagctataggaagaggttgagtaggctggatttctattccatggagagcaggaggatcagGAGAGATCTtagagaggtatacaaaattatgagaggaatagatcgggtagatgcacagaatccttTGCCTAGAGTAATGAAaacgatgaccagaggacatcggttcaaggtgaggggaaacatagaaacatagaaaataggtgcaggagtaggctattcggcccttcaagcctgcaccgccatttaatatgatcatggctgatcatccaactcagtatcctgtacctgccttttctccatacctgatccctttcgccacaagggccacacctaactcccacttaaatatagccaatgaactggcctcaactaccttctgtggcagagaattccacagattcaccaatctctgtgtgaaaaatgattttctcatctcggtcctaaatgacttcccccttatccttaaactttgaccccttattctggacttcccccatcatcgggaataatcttcctgcatctaccctgtccaaccccttaagaatttgttgaAACTttctagatcccccctcaatcttctaaattctagcgagtacaagccgagtctatccagtctttcttcatatgaaagtcctgacatcccaggaatcagtctggttaaccttctctgtactccctctatggcaagaatgtatttcctccgattaggagaccaaaactgtacgtaatactccaggtgtggtctcaccaagaccctgtacaactgcagtagaacctccctgctcctatactcaatgacTGTCAATGTTTACGCCGGGATATATCAGGTATAGAATCGGGTAGATGGCATTTACTCCGCGGTAGTCTGAGGTGATGCACGTTGAGAACTCAAACGTATGGGGTAAATCAACAATTATTGCATGactattaacagcattgatgtttcGGGATATTTGGGTCTTGGTACATaaatccctgaaagtggcaacataagttAATAGTGGTAAAGACAGCATAAGGAATGTTTGCAATCATAGGTCTGGCAATTCGgtttaagagtcaggaagtcacgttgGGGCTTTATAAGGCTTTGATCAGACCACATATGGAGTGTTGCAAGCAGTTTCTGTAGACCCATTACAGGAATAGTGAAGCacaggtttaccaggatgatgtCTGGATTGGAGGGCGCTATAACGTATAAGATCTTGGAAAATCTTGGATTTCATTTTACTGTAGCGCTGAAGGATGTGGGGAtgatagaagtatagaaaatgATGATAACCAGAGATCCATGCAGATAACATTCACGAAAATGTTAGCAGGACTCCAGTGAATAAGGCCACAAGGTCAtgtgatacgagtagaattaggccattcggcccaggaggtttactcagccattcaatcatagctgatctatctctcccctttaaccccattttcctgccatctccccataacctctgatatctgtactaatcaagaatctatctacagtatctctgccttaaaaatatccactgacttggcctccacaaccttctttggcaaaaaaatccacagattcaccaccctctgactaaagcattTCCACctcaaagaatgtcctttaattctgaggctatgacctctggtcctagaatctcccactagtggaaacatcctctccacatccactccatccaagcctttcaataatctgtatgttttaatgaggtccccctcattgttctaaactccagcgagtacaggcccagtgctgacaaacgatcatcattggttaacctgctcattcctgggttcattcttgtaaacctccccttgACCCACtcctgagccagcacatcctttctcagatacggtgcccacaattgcttacaatattccaaatgcggcctgatcagcgccttatagagcctcatcaTTACATCCCTTGAACCACAGGGACAGCTTGGGAAagatatgactttattccttgtagagcAGAGGGTTGAATGATGATGTTATTGGTGCATGAAACCACTTGTGGAATTGGTGGGTATAGGAATCAAGGACCTGAGCACGAAGGTCTAAAGTAAGagaggaacgatttaataggaagctgaggggcaaagCTTTTCCTCAGAGGctgatggatatatggaacgagctgctagagcaACTAGTTGCGACAAGTATAACAGTTTCATTTAAAAGAAACTTGTAAAGTGTaatgttgaggaaggacatctgcagatgatggttaaatgTGAAGAtaaacacataaagctggagtaactcaataggacagTCAACATCTCattatagaaggaatgggtggcatttcaggtcgagacccttcttcagactgaatgtcacgggaaagggaaagaagagatatagacaatgatgtagatagttatagaacaatgaattaaagaaatgcaaaaaagatgctgttagaaacatagaaaataggtgcaggaggaggccattcggcccttcgagccagcaccgccattcattgtgatcatggctgaacgtcccctatcaataacccgtgtctgccttctccccatactattTGACTCCAtgagcccccagagctctatctaactctctgttaaatccatacagcgacttggcctccactgccctctgtggcagggaattccataaattcacaactctttgggtgaaaaagctttttctcacctcagtcttaaatgatctcccctttattctaacactgtggcccctggttctggactcgcccaacattgggaacatttttcctgcatccaccttgtacagtccttttataattttatatgtttctataagaaccccctcatccttctaaactctagtgaaaacaatcctagtcttttcaatctttcctcatatgacagtcccgccatcccagggatcaatctcgtgaaactacgctgcactgcctcaatcacaaggatgtccttcctcaaattaggagaccaaaactgtacacaatactccagatgtggtctcatcagagccctatacaactgcagaagaacctctttactccaatactaaaatcctcttgttatgaaggccaatattccattagctttcttcactgcctgctgtacctgtaagccaactttcagtgactggtgtacaaggatgcccaggtcttgctgcacctcccccttacctaacctaaccccgtttgagataataatctgtccccttgtttttgccaccaaagtggataacctcacatttatctatattatactgcatctgccacgcatctgcccactcactcaacctgtccaggtcaccctgcaacctcctaacatcctcttcacagctcacactgccacccagctttgtgtcatccgcaaacttgctggtgttgctcctaattccctcttccaaatcattaatatatatggtaaacagttgcggccccaaccccgagccttgcggcactccactcgccactgcctgccattctgaaaaggacccgttcactcctacactttgcttccggtctgccaaccaattttctatccatatcaacaccctacccccaataccatgtgctctaattttagtcaccagtctcccgtgcgggaccttatcaaagcctttctgaaagtctagatacactacatccactggcaccccttcatccattttactattcacatccacaaaaaattccagatgattttgaaggactgaatggcctcctcctgcaactatttcctatgattagtcaagcatgatttccctttcataaatccatgttgacttggattaatccttttactgctatccaaatgccccattattatctctttattaattgactccagcatctttcccaccaccgaaatcaggctaactggtttgtaattccccgttttctctctcgctcctgtcttgaaaagtgggataacattagctatcctccaatccacaggaactgatcctgaatccattgaacattgggaaatgatcactaatgcgtccactatttctagagccacctccctgaggatcctgggatgcagatcatcaggcccaggggatttatcatccttcagtcccattagcctacacaatattatttctcacctaatgaaaattcctccaattagcgcgtggcctcactgacaatggaggaggcctgggacataaaggtcagtgtgggaataggaaggggaattaaaatgtttagcaaatgGGAGATTAGATAGGTCCATGCCAACTGAGTGAAGGTATTTAACGAAACGATGGCTCAGTCTATGTTTGACCTCACCgatgtataggagtccacaccttgaactaTGGGTACAGTGACATACAGTCCAACATACAAGGACcctactcgcccacaccggccaacaatatcccagctacactagtcccacttgtctgtgcttggtccatatcactccaaacttgtcctatccatgtacctatcagactgtttcttaaacaatgggatagccccagcctcaactacctcctctggcagcttgatccatacatccaccaccctttgggtgaaaaaatgttgcccctcggattgCAATTAAATCTATGTTTCTTCGATGGTCATCCGTGGCGGCGTCTGCAATCTTacactctgaagaatggttccgatcTGAAACCTTGCCAaagcatgttctccagtgatgtctCCCGACtccttgtgttactccagctctttgtggctCTTCGCGTTTTAACCAGTATCTAAAGTCCCTTCTTTCTACTCAAATGAACGCATCTAAGTTTACGTCAGTCATTTTGATTTCGCTGTGAAATGAGAATATGTGCGATGCAGCTAAGAGAGGTTCGTGTGAAAGGCCCGAGCCGTGAGCTCTTCACCGCGCCGCTTGTCTCCCGTTTTCACGTGGGTGGTTCTCGGTCCTGCTGCAGGTCCACATATCAACGGGAACGTGGAGGAAGTCCCCTCTTTCCGGAGCTGCCTTATCTCTCGTACATTCCTCGCCAGCCTGCTCTGGACCTCGCTCCTTCAGCTGCGATCGTCCATTTTCATCGGCACTCTGAACCCCCTGCTCAACCTCATGACGAACGCTGATCCCGAACaaggtgaagggggtggggggggtgaggggagtgggggggagagggacagatCCCCACCTCCACCTTTCgctcacacaccctccatctcttccttcgtctctctctccctccatcccatccaccctctcctcctctcttcctccctcgccATCCCTCACTCCCGCTCTCCCTCCATACAAGTCTTCCGctctcccctctcaatcttcctcttccccctctccttcgttctacatctatctctccctctccctctttctcccacttcccctccctccctctcctcatccctcccttcctccccctctctttgtcgctctctctctctttctcactttctgacACTCCCTCCCCCGCTATTCcactcactcccactcccactctctgtccctcgccctctctctccctccctccctcactcactcccgcTCTCCCTCCATCCAGtcttcctctcacccctctccatcttcctctccatccgtctccctctctctcacccatcctctccccctctctcaatctatctctccctctttctcccgtctctctcctcccctatccctcttcctctctctatcaccctctccctcccctccttcgccttctcttcctcccactctcccctccacactccctctccattttgtctctctctgtctgtctgtctctctatctctctctatttctgccctcaccctctctatctccctccctctccctctctttccctccttcctTTACCTCTAccgccctccctctcccactaccCGTCTCCCCCCACTATCTCTCTCACTCTAtctcaaccccccctctctcgctctccctcccctcccctttctctacctctctctacctccctccctctgtcactcttccccctccctcaccctccctccctctccactctcttcctccccctttctttctcccactctctctacctccctcactCTCGCTCccactctctctacctccctcacccgtctctccctctcatttTTTCCCAattcctctccccatctctctccctccctccctctttacgTCTcttttttccctccctctctttccccctcacccccccccctccttctctctctatcccttccttcCTCGctgtccgtctctctctctctctcactccctatctctttccttctctctctctctccccctcacgctcgctctcccactccctcccactcAATCTCACCACCTATCTCtcgcagataaatgtgaggttatccactttggtagcaaaaacaggaaggcagattactatctaagtggcgtcaagttgggaaaaggggaagtacaacgggatctggggatccttgttcatcagtatgaaagtaagcatgcaggtacagcaggtagtgaagaaagcgaatggcatggtggcctttataacaagaggaatcgaaaataggagcaaagaggtccttctgcaattgtacagagccctagtgaaaccacacctggagtattgtgtgcagttttgatcccctaatttgaggaaggacattcttgctagtgagggagtgcagcgtaggtttacaaggttaattcctgggatggcgggacggtcttatgctgagagaatggagcagctgggcttgtacactctggagtttagaaggatgagagggtatctcattgaaagatataagattgttaagggtttggacacgctagaggcaggaaacttgttcctgatgttgggggagtccagaaccaggggccacagtttaagaataagcagtaagccattccctaaatggtcttgccccgtcctacctatctgagcttcttcacccttatactccctcccgctctctcaggtcagatgatcagctgctcctgattgagccaaaaactaagcagaagctcagaggggaccgtgcctttgctgtgtcggctccgagattatggaatgaattgcctctgcacgttaaacaggccctttctctagctgtttttaagtcactcctgaagacctatctattctccatggcctttgtagtcCAGTAAGGTGTcgaattatttatttactttatttgcttggttttgctgcgtggctcttactcatgttttatgtcttttaatttatcgTTTGGATTTtcatatgtaatttatgcgcctcgtgttagctgtatgttctgttgttctgcctgttttatgatgtcttgcttattttctttttctgtacagcactttggtcagctttggttgttttttaaggtgtttaacaaataaagttattattattattattattatttagaaaggagacgaggaaaccctttttctcacagggagtggtgagtctgtgaaattctctgcctcagagggcggtggaggcaggttctctagatgctttcaagagagagctagatatggctcttaaaaatagcggtcaaggaatatggggagaaggcaggaacgggtactgattggggatgtctATTGctttctccatctccctcccacccatctctctctcgctcgccctcttcctctctttttctccctcaATCTCTCCATcgcagtctctccctctctccctttctctctcaatctccctttcatcttccctctctctcttccccccccctctttctccctcgccCTCTCTTTCTCACCCTCTCGTTTTCTCCCTTTCTGCTATctgccatctccctctctccctcaatcaatcaatcaaccagttttattcgtcacattgcacataaagtgcaagtgaaatgaatttgtcaacagcggtacaatgataaagaacacacaaacacaattaaaatgtaacacaaacatccaccacagcattcatcactgtggtggaaggcacataaATTGGCCAGTccacctccattttcccccgtggtcgggacctcaaccctccgcagccgtcactgcgggcgtccagatgataaaggacaaggtaaaagtgaaggtaagtccaggatcggctcttctccaccggagaccgcggcacaggccggcggtcgaagatttaaaattcgcgccgcagccagaagcactgcagactgcagggctggcggtcgaagctcccctccaggggtggtggtaagttcacgccgggaccgaagtagaagttggccgcgggccggcattcggagcATCTTCGTCCCCCCCCGGGTCACCCACGAGGGATCCtgggctgcagacgccgcgccagctggagctctgcagaccgcggctgcAGAccatggagcgctcccctccagcgagggctcgcccgctccacgccgagtccgcactgcgctcgccgctgaagccccgggcgcgtctccgggaaaaggccgcgccgatccttgctgttaggccacgggggaggcgacctggaaaaagtcgcctctccgtggaggaggcgaccgaagcggttccccccctcaccccccccccccccccccccccccccccccacaaaacacaTCGAGacacatcaaaaacatactgtaaaacatactaaaaaaagtagaaaaaacagacacgctgctgacaaaaaacctctacccctcccctctccctctctccatccctcctgccCGCGGCAACATGTCTCACTAATTCTAACGTCATTTTCAGTCAGCAGGTTTACAAACGCCTTTGCGTTCACGCAGCTGTTTGCTGTTCTGTGCGCTCCTTGGAACGGACTAATACTGGACAGGCACAAATTGATGGGACTGGGTTTGAATGCAGCCTCAGGTAATACTGGAGTGGGGAGCGGGATCACACTTGGGATCACGGTGCGGTTCACTTAGTTGGGAATAAATCGAATAGTACTgcccagaaacagacccttccgaTCAACTCGTCACTGCCGACCAAGATTTAGGTTAATATTACCTGCACGTGTCTGGCCTAATGCCCTCTAAATATTTATTCTCCATGccgaagtgtattttaaatgttgttatttgccTAGCTTAGCTTCATCATGTGACATCCGGTTCCAGATACCCActatgtgaaaaggttgctcctcggATTCACCACAAACCTATactctctatatctctatatcttgGAAATAAAGGCCTCGCCTGCCCAATCCTTCCATGTAGCGCATGCCATTGAGCTCTGGAAACATTGATAGGAATCTTCTCCGCACACATTCCATCGTGCTAGCATTATTCCTGTAGCACGGTGACGCAAACTGAGCACATTCTTCCAGCTGCGACCTCGCTAACgtcttgttcaactgtaacataacgccCCAACTTTTGCACTCACTTCGCTGACCTCTGAAGGTTCGCGTGACAGAAATATAATTTTGTCGCCTTATCGACGTTCAAGCTCACTCTGGCCGTCTGGTTTGTTGATAGAATGTCCATTTCTCTCTGCCTGTGTTGCTCACGGTGTCTGATGATTTTGATGAAAGAGGATTATTCCAGCTGGAGGTCGATGGGCAGCGGCGTTCCTTGGTGATATGTGCGGGTGCCTCTGTTGTTTGAGATATACATAAATGACTTGGACTAaaacttgcagatgacaccaaagttgCTAGGGCCAcaaactgtgaggaaggctgtgaaTGTATGACAAGGGGCTGCGCGTCTGCTACACTATCggcagagaaatgacagatggagtatAATCCCAGTAACGGTGAGGCGCTGTCATTTATAGGTTGAATGTGAGGAAAATGTTGGCAAGACCTTTACCTGCATTGTAGGGGAATTAACCAGATGctagttcacaccgaagatagacaaaaaaaaatgacGAAGAGACTccgagtgtcaggcagcatctgtggagaaatggaataggtgacgcgtTCGGGCGAGAAACTTCACTGCATTTTCTCCAGATGAatattggggtccaagtccacagctATAAGTGGTAACGTGAAAGTGGGAAAGAAGG
It encodes:
- the LOC129711787 gene encoding equilibrative nucleobase transporter 1-like, whose translation is MCDAAKRGPHINGNVEEVPSFRSCLISRTFLASLLWTSLLQLRSSIFIGTLNPLLNLMTNADPEQVSRFTNAFAFTQLFAVLCAPWNGLILDRHKLMGLGLNAASGSVASQRLADMQATVLSLALTVILSALFSLAAAIPVPEVQYLTFILFMMMRSFLYGGLSAFITIT